A region of Panicum virgatum strain AP13 chromosome 8N, P.virgatum_v5, whole genome shotgun sequence DNA encodes the following proteins:
- the LOC120684826 gene encoding aspartic proteinase nepenthesin-1-like, with product MAAKIALLALMVSFLAAAQAAHGRHAERRGFRATLIRRTKTANINFTEAARQSHHRLSMLASRRLDAASSHMNGKTPLRMDGDGGAYDMDFSIGTPPQNLTALADTGSDLIWTKCGACASCAPQGTPSYYPNKSSTFSQLPCSDPLCGALKSDKLATCPASGAECDYTYSYGLEDGDTFTQGYLASETITLGGAAAPGVGFGCTNVSEGEYGKSSSGLVGLGRGPLSLVSQLNAGAFSYCLTSDASKASPLLFGSMAGLSGSGVQSTGILTSTSSTFYTVSLESISIGSATTPGTRDGVVFDSGTTLTFLSEPAYSQAKAAVLSQTNLARAPDRDGFEACFFEQSGGGGDPAAAVPAMLLHFDGGADMTLQLLNYFVDVGDGVACWVVQRSPTLSIIGNIMQMDFHVRYDVDNSVLSFQPADCESLQGSAASVSAAPLVAKFQGILLLAALHFLYAAFQACS from the coding sequence ATGGCTGCTAAGATAGCTCTACTCGCACTTATGGTCTCCTTCCTCGCCGCAGCTCAGGCCGCCCATGGCCGCCATGCCGAACGCCGCGGCTTTCGCGCCACCTTGATCCGCCGCACCAAGACCGCCAACATCAACTTCACGGAGGCCGCTCGTCAGTCTCACCACCGGCTGTCAATGCTCGCCTCCCGGCGGCTCGACGCGGCCTCGAGCCACATGAATGGAAAGACACCGCTGCGGATGGACGGCGACGGTGGTGCCTATGACATGGACTTCTCCATCGGCACGCCACCGCAGAACCTAACGGCCCTCGCCGACACCGGCAGCGACCTCATCTGGACCAAGTGCGGCGCCTGCGCGTCGTGCGCGCCGCAGGGCACCCCTTCCTACTACCCGAACAAGTCGTCGACATTCTCCCAGCTCCCGTGCTCCGATCCTCTCTGCGGCGCCCTCAAGTCCGATAAGCTCGCGACGTGCCCTGCCAGCGGCGCGGAGTGCGACTACACGTACTCCTATGGCCTCGAGGACGGCGACACCTTCACCCAGGGCTACCTCGCCAGCGAAACCATCActctcggcggcgccgccgcgccgggcgtGGGCTTCGGGTGCACCAACGTGTCGGAGGGCGAGTACGGGAAGAGCTCCTCCGGCCTCGTCGGGCTCGGCCGCGGGCCGCTGTCCCTCGTCTCCCAGCTCAACGCCGGCGCCTTCTCGTACTGCCTCACCAGCGACGCCTCCAAGGCCAGCCCTCTCCTGTTCGGCTCGATGGCCGGCTTGTCGGGCTCCGGCGTCCAGTCCACCGGGATCCTCACCTCCACCTCCAGCACCTTCTACACCGTGAGCCTCGAGAGCATCTCCATCGGCTCGGCGACGACTCCCGGGACCCGCGACGGCGTCGTGTTCGACTCCGGCACCACGCTGACGTTCCTCTCGGAGCCGGCCTACTCGCAGGCGAAGGCGGCGGTGCTGTCGCAGACGAACCTTGCCCGGGCGCCGGACAGGGACGGGTTCGAGGCGTGCTTCTTCGAGCaatccggcggtggcggcgacccCGCGGCGGCCGTGCCGGCGATGTTGCTCCActtcgacggcggcgccgacatGACCCTGCAGCTGCTCAACTATTTCGTGGACGTGGGCGACGGCGTGGCGTGCTGGGTCGTGCAGAGGTCTCCCACCCTGTCCATCATCGGGAACATCATGCAGATGGACTTCCACGTCCGGTACGACGTCGACAACTCGGTGCTGTCGTTCCAGCCGGCGGACTGCGAGAGCCTCCAAGGGAGTGCGGCCTCGGTCTCGGCGGCTCCTCTCGTAGCAAAATTCCAGGGCATTCTCCTGCTGGCAGCGTTGCATTTTTTGTATGCTGCGTTCCAGGCGTGCAGTTAA